Below is a genomic region from Armatimonadota bacterium.
CGTGGTGGGCAGTGGGCACATCTATCACGGCCTCGGTTGCGATTTCCGCGGCAACGTCTATCTCGTGGGGCGCGACACGTCCCGCTGGGTGAGCGTGGTCGCCAAGTACAACAACGAGGGCAGCTTCATTACCGCCATCAGTCAGCCGCGTGCTGCCGGGCGCTTCTTCTACCCCGAATGGGTCGCCATTGACCGAGCGGGCCGGGCCTATGCCACGGAGTCAAGAGGCGTGAGCGTGTTCGCCCCCGACGCGGCGAGCATGAGCTCGGCGGCCGCGCAAGGACTTGCGACCGCCTGCGCGGGTGTCATCCCCCGGTGGTAGCGGTCAGACGCGCCGACCTGAAAGAGGCCGCGCGGGTCGTCCAGGATTTCCTGGATGCCTTCCTGGCCGGCAAGCATGACGACGCCGCCGCGTATTATGCGGACCTCTCCGGGGAACATCGCACGCAATTCGAAGGGGAGCTCGCGGACTGGATGAAGCAGTTCCAGCCGAGCCGCGTGGCCTCGCTGGGCCCGGCGCGGAAGAACCAGTGGGACCCGGAGAGGATCGAGGTGCCCTTCAGGGTCGAAGGCGCCCAGACGCTCACGATGGAGACGAGGGTGGGCCGGGACGATCCCTCCCAGAAGTGGTCGTTCTGGGGGACAAGCATGCGGTAAGAGGAGCGCGGTTGGGCGACACTTCCTTTGGCGCGGCCAGGCCGGAGGTGGTGATGCAAGTGGATACCGGCAACGCCCTCGCCGGCTCGTGGTTCGACAAGCGGTCACAGCAGCTTGGTGCCGTTGATGACGATGGAGAACTGGCAGCCGAGCTGGCGGGCGGCGATGCGCGAGGCGACCATGCGCGTCAGGAAGCGCTCGAAGTACTCCATGATGGTGCCCAGCGCGGGGTCGAGGTCCAGGCGCAGGGTAATCAGCTTCTGCGCGGCCTCCACCTCCACTGCCGAGGAGATGGCGGCGTAGTTGATGCGGTCGTGCTCGTCGAAGGTCTCGGGCGACTGGTGGCGCACGCGGGTGCGGCTGACATCGGACTTGTCGGCGACGGTGACGGCGGCGGCGATGTCACCGAAGGGCTCCCCGTATTCCTCCTCGTGGTTGCCGACGCCGGCCATGACCTCGGCGATGTCATCGGGCGCCATGCCCATGGCGCCCAGGATGTGGTAGGCGAGCATGACGCTGGTGCCGGCGTGAGTGACGCGGCTGGCGACGTTGCCGATGTCGTGCAGATAGCCGGCGATCGCCGCCAGCTCGGCGGTGTGCGGATCGCGCCCGAGGTCGAGCAGGATCCGCCGCGCGCGGTCGGCGACGATGTCGGCGTGGCGGAAGCCATGCTCGGTGTAGCCGATGATCTCCATGTTGCGGTCGGCCTTGGCGATGAAGGCGCGCACATCGGCGCGCGCCTTGATGTCGTCGAGGGTGATGGGGGTGGTGGTCATATCCTGTCCTCGGGTGGTGTCGAATTCCTGGGCGGTGGGCCGCCTTGGGCGCGCGGCGCTATACGCCGCGCGGGGTCGGCGAAGTACCCCCCAACGCATATTCCACGCGCTTGGCTATTCCTCATATACCCGCTGCCAGTGCGCGAGGAACGCGGGAAACGCGCCCGCCGAGATCGCCTGCCGCGCGCCCGCCAGCAGGCCGAAGTAGAAGTGCAGGTTGTGGTAAGTCACCAGGCGCGCGGCCAGGATCTCCCCTGCCTTGTAGAGGTGGCGGATATAGGCGAGCGAATGCTCGCGGCAGGTGGGGCAGTCACACTCCGGGTCCAGGGAGCCGGGGTCGCGCTCGTAGCAGGCGTTCTTCAGGTTGAGCCGGCCGCGGCTGGTGTAGGCGGCGCCGTTGCGCCCCAGGCGCGTGGGCAGGGCGCAATCGAACATATCTACCCCCGCCGCCACCGCGCGCAGGATGTCGGGCGGCGCGCCCACGCCCATGAGATACCGCGGCGCTGCCTCCGGCAGCCCGGCCAGGCTGTGCGCCAGCATCTCGAAGGTCAGCTCTTTCGGTTCCCCCACCGACAGCCCGCCGACCGCGTAGCCCTCCCAATCAATGGCGGCGATACGCTCGGCGCTGCGCCGGCGCAGGTCGGGGTGCATCCCGCCCTGGACGATGCCGAACAGCGCCTGCCCGGCGTCGGGGCGGAAGGCGCGGCGGCAGCGAAGCGCCCAGGCGTCGGAGCGGTCGGCGGCGTCCTCGGTGGCGGCGCGGTCGGCGGGGTAGCCGACGGGCTGATCCAGGGCCATGATGATGTCGGCGCCGAGGGCCTGCTGCACCTCGATTGCGCGCTCGGGGGTGAAGAAGTGCTCCGAGCCGTCCAGGTGCGAGCGGAAGGTGACGCCTTCATCGGTCACCCGGGTCAGGGACGCCAGGCTGAAGATCTGGTAGCCGCCGCTATCGGTCAGCAGGGGGCGCTGCCAGTTCATGAACTCGTGCAGGCCGCCGAGCCCCGCTATGACCTCGACGCCGGGGCGCAGATACAGGTGATAGGCGTTGCAGAGCACGATCTGGGCGCCCAGCTCCTCCAGCTCGCGCCGCGTGATCGCCTTGACCGTACCCTGGGTGCCGACGGGCATGAAGGCGGGGGTGGCGACCTCGCATGTGGCACAGCCGCCCCCGGCTGTGCTGGCGCCCGGACGCGATGCGGACGCATCCGGGGGCGGCGCCTTCGACGAGCTCAGGACCAGTCGCGCCACAATCATACGCGCCGTGCGCGCCGCCGTCTCGGAGTCACGATGGGTTATCTCGAAGCGCAGCACAACGTATGGTTCGGCCCCAGGTCACTGGGCTCCTGTATTCCGACGTACAGCGGAAGTCCGGCGTGGCCGTCCGTACCGGCGTGCGCTGCAGACTCCCGGCACGGGCACACATGAGGCAGAACTGTGCGTGCCGCCCACGCAGCCTGCCGCACAGTTGGTCAGTCTTCAGAAAGGGGCTTGCCTACCCGCATGTTGTTTTGAGCACATTTCTAGGACATAATACCTAAATAGCGCAATTTCATTATTTAGCTATTGACAATGTGGCCCTTGCCGTGTATACTTCTGTCGTGGAGCTGGGTTTTCGCGATGATGAGCTTGACAGATTGGAAACTGACGCCAGCTTTGACGGCGGATATCAGCCGGGAATCGTAAAGGCGTTCCGAAAGCGTATGCAACAGATCAGGGCGGCCGTGGATGAGAGGGACTTCTACAAGCAGAAGTCCCTGAGATTCGAGAAGCTGCGAGGTGGTCGGGCACACCAGCATTCCATGCGGCTAAACGACCAGTGGCGGGTGATTCTGGAATTCCAGGGGGAGGGGCCAAGCAAAGTGGTCGTGATCGTTAGCATTGAGGATTACCACTGAGGGAGATGCCCTACATGACCGACAGAAGGATTGCCGAGGCCTTCCCTCCAGGTGAGTTCATCAAGGAGGAGTTGGAGGCACGCGATTGGAGCCAGGTCGAACTGGCCGAGATCATCGGCCGTGAGCCCAAGGTGGTCAGCGACTTGGTTAGGGGCAAGCGAGCGGTTACGCCTGAGATCGCCAAGGCGCTGGGCGATGCGTTTGGCACCAGCGCGCAGTTCTGGATGAACCTGCAAAGCAGCTACGAACTGTGGCGTGCTAAGGATGCCGACGATGCGATTGCGCGCCGCGCCAGGCTCTACGCGTTAGCGCCGATCAAGGAGATGGTCAAGCGCCACTGGCTTGAAATGTCGGAAAGCGTAGCTGTGCTTGAGGAAAGAGTGCGGCGTTTCTTCAGCATCCAGACGCTGGATGAACCGATCCATTTTCCACATGCGGCGCGTCGCGGGACGAAGGAAATCACGCCGTCTCAGGAGGCGTGGCTATTCCGCGCCAGGCAACTCGCCCATGCCGCGCCCGCAAGCCCCTTCTCTGCCCGGTCCTTCAATAATGGATTGAACGAACTGAAGGGGCTCCTTCATAGCGCACAGGAAGTGAGGCATGTCCCCAGAGTTCTTGCAGAGGCTGGCATCCGATTCTTAGTACTGGAGCATCTGCCTCAGACAAGAATCGACGGTGTTGCCTTCTGGCTTGACGACAGGTCCCCCGTCATCGTGGTCTCACTGCGCTATAAGCGGATTGACTGGTTCTGGTACACGCTCTGCCACGAGCTGTGTCATGTGGCCCGCCGCGACGGGCTAAGACATGACGTGATGCTCGATACCGATATCGTTGGCAATGAAGTCGAGTCCGTAGCTGATGAGGCCGAAAGGGAGGCGGACCACTTCGCGACAGCGTTCCTGGTTAGTCCCTCAGACCTAGATGACTTCATTCAGCGGACTCGCCCGCTCTATGGTAGGCAGAAGATCATCGGCTTTGCCAGCAGAATCGGTGTGCATCCTGGCATCGTCGTTGGTCAGTTGCAGTTCCGAGGGGAAGTTCCCTGGTCTGCGCACAGGCAACTGCTGGAAGAAGTGAGGCCCATCGTGATAGGGTCGGCATTGACTGACGGATGGGACCAGGGGGCTCCGGCGCTCAACCGCGGATGGGAGCAGCCGGTTCCGACGCTCGACTGAGGAGTCGCGAAATGGCTACCTATGCAAAGCAGATGCAGCGGATCGTGGCGGCGTATCTCGAGTCAGGCCAACCGTGGCCAACCACTACTCACGAAATAGCCGCATGGGCTATTCGCGAGAGGCTCTGGCAGCCTCATCCGTCCGCTGTCATTAACCAGTGCGCGGATGAGCTAGGCCATGCGCGAACAATACGTCACCGACCCTCAGGGCAGGTCGGTGCGTGCCAAGCATGTAGCCCGAGTGAACCGAAATGGCGAGCAACTCCCACTGTGGGCGGACATTCGTTCCGCAAGCCGAGAGCACATGGAGATTGCATTCCAGCAGCGGCGGCAACAGATTGTCGGCGATTGCAGGCAACTCAAGACTGACGTAGATAGCTTCAACGAGAACCGAAATCCTGGCGCTCCCATACAGATGGTTCTCGATTTCACTTACGATGTGGAGGAACTGGAGGCTGCTGCGCAGCCCTGTGTTTTGACCATCTAGCTTCAGCCGGCTTACTGGCTATCCTCCTGCTCTTCGGGGGAAAGCCCCTCCAATCACGCTTTGCCGCGTCTTGACCCGCAGATACAAGCGCCACCACCGCAGGACCAATCCCGCCTGGCTGCTCCTGCTGATCTCTGCTGACCGCTTGCCATGCCACCAGCAGGCCTGATCTCCCGCCTTAGGCCGCCGCTTGCTGCCGCTCCAGGCTGCGCACCAGGTCGAGGATGTCGGCGACGCCGAAGGGCTTGCTCAGGCACAGCAGCGCCCCCTCGGCGAGCGACTTGTCCACCAGGTGGGAGCCGGCATAGCCGGTGATCATGACGTAGTGCGCGCCGGGATGGAGGCTGCGCAGGGCCTCGAACGCCTCGACCCCGTTCATGCCCGGCATCTTGATGTCGAGGAAGACGAGGTCGAAGGGACGCTCGCGCGCGTGGGCGATGGCCTCGGGGCCGCTGGCGGCCGCGATTACCTCGTAGCCCTTGGGGACGAGGATGTCCACGAAGAGCTGGCGGATCTCCTCCTCGTCGTCAACCACCAGGATGCGGTGGTGGCTCATGGGTTGTGATTCCTCCTTGCGAGACCTGCTGCGGGAGCGCCTCCGCGCCCGCGTGCGCCGGCAGGATGACGGTGAAGCAGGTGCCCTTGCCGGGCTCGGACTCGACGCGGATATCGCCGTGGTGGGCGCGGATGATGCCATAGCTGACGGTGAGGCCGAGGCCGGTGCCCTTGCCCTCGCGCTTAGTGGTGAAGAAGGGATCGAAAATATTGCCCAGGTGTTCGGGCGGGATGCCGAAGCCGGTGTCGGTGAAGGAGACGCTGATCTCGCCGCCGCGATGGGTGGTGCGGATGAAGAGCTTGCCGCCGCCGGGCATGGCGTGGAACGCGTTGATGGCGATGTTGGTGAAGACCTGCTGGAGCTGGCCGCTGTTGCCGCTCACCGGCGGCAGGTCGGGCCCGAGATCGGTGTCAATGACGACGCTGTCCACGCTCAGGATTTGGCGCGTCATGGAGACCACGGCCTCGACCGCGCGGTTGACGTCCACCGGGCCGACGGCGCCGTCGTGCCCCTCGCGGGAGAACCGTAGCAGGTTGCGGACGATGTCGGCGATGCGCACCGTCTCGCGGCGGATGGTGTCGAGGTCGCGGGCGGCGGGCGCCTCCGCCGCCAGGTCTTGCAGCAGCAGCTCGGCGCGCCCCAGGATGACCATCAGGGGGTTGTTGATCTCGTGCGCGACGCCCCCCGCCAGCAGCCCCAGGGAGGCGAGCTTCTCCGACTGGATGAGCTGGGCCTGGGCGCGCTCGAGCTCCGCCAGCATGTGGCGCAGCGTTTCCACCTGCTGCTGGCCGGCGGCGTAGAGACGCGCCTTCTCGATCGCCAGCACCGCCTGGGTCGCAAACAGCGACAGGGTGTTGAGATCGGTGCGATCGAAGTCCTGCACCGTGCGCGTGCGATTGACGTTGAGGGTGCCGACGACTTGGCCCTCGACGATCAGGGGGACGCAAATGGCGGAGCGGATCTCCTCGCCGCGGCGCAGCTGGGGCGCCACCCGCGGGTCGGCGCCGTCGCTGGTCAGCAGCAGCGGCTCGCCTTCCTGGGCGACGAAGCCGGCCACCCCCTCGCCGACGGGGATGCGGGTGGAAGCGATGATCTCCTGCGGCAGACCGCAGGCGGCGGCGATGCGCAGCTCGCCCTTGCCTTCGTCCAACAGCATGAGCGAGGCGGTATCGCCGTCAATGAACTCGATGGCGGTGTGCACCACCAGCTCGAGCAGTTCGTCCTGGTTGGAGTTGGTGATGAGGGCGTGGCTCATCTCCCCCCAGCGCCCCAGCAGGCGCGCTCGCTCGTCGAGGTGGCGCTGGTCCTGGCGCACCTGGTCGAGCAGGGTGCGGTTGGCGCGCTGCAGCATCTTCACCCGCTCCCGGAAATAGGCGCAGATCAGCAGCACCACCACCAGCAGCGCGCTGCGCATCGCCCAGTTGGACAGCAGCGCCTCCAGCGGCCCCGCGGGCAGCCGCAGGTCGTCGGCGCTGTCCATCACGAAGACGCCCACCGCCAGCAGGAAGATGAAGAAGAACGCCAGCAGCCACAACTGGCCCTCGCGCCGCTCTATGGCCCGCAGTCCGTCCGCTTCCATTATCGTCATCGCCGGGTGCTCCTATAGTCGTTCCACCGACCGGCGCGCGGCGCGCACGCGGTTTGGCCCCGCTGTGTGCGATAGTCCGCCAACCTGCGCCGGCGCATAGGGGCGCGCCCGATTGAGGTGGGGGTCGGCCGTCTTTCCCCGCGGCCGGCTCCCCCTGCGGCAAGCTCGCGCACCCGCTGCGCCGGAGCAGGAACGCGCCGCCGGTCGGCGAACTGCTGGGCGGGAGTCTTACGGGCGCCATGCGCCCCTCCCGCAAGGAGTGCAAGCGAATGAGCAGTGACCGGATGCGGTTCGGAATCGTCGGCTGCGGCACCATCGGCAAGCACCACGCCAAGGCCATCAGCACGCTGGCGCAGGCGGAGCTGGCGGCGGTGTGCGACGTGCAGCCGGAGCGCGCCCAGCAGTTGGCGCAGCAGTTCGGGTGCGACGCCGATCGGGACTTCGACGCCCTGCTCGCGCGCGATGACATCCAGGCGGTGAGCGTGTGCACGCCCTCGGGGCTGCACGCCGAGCACGGCATCGCGGCGGCGCAGGCGGGCAAGCACGTCCTCAGCGAGAAGCCGCTTGACATCGCGCTCGACAAGATCGATCGCCTGATCGCGGTCTGCGAGCAGCAGGGCGTGAAGCTGGCCTGCATTTTCCAGCACCGCTTCGACCCCGACGCGCGGCGGGTCAAGCGCGCCATCGAGGAGGGCAAGTTCGGCCAGCTCCTGTTGTGTAATACCGCGGTGCTGTGGTACCGCGCGCAGACCTACTACGACCGCGACGCCTGGCGCGGCACCTGGGCGCTCGACGGCGGCGTGCTCTCCAACCAGGCCATCCACTACCTCGACCAGATGCTGTGGCTGATGGGCGAGGTCGAGGAGGTCACCTTCGCGCAGATCGCGACCCGGGCGCGCCGGATGGAGGCGGAGGATATCGCCCAGGCGACGGTGCGCTTCGCCAACGGGGCCTGGGGCGCGATCCAGGCCTCGACCCTGACCTGGCCTGGCGCCACCACGCGGGTCGAGGTCTACGGCACCACCGGCGCCGCGGTGCTGGACGCCGATAACCTTACTTTCTACCAGGTGGAAGGTGAGGAGAAGATCGAGGCGGCGGGCGCGGCCGCGGCCGCCTCGCTTGACCCCGCGGTCGCCCAACTGACGGGGCACGACGCGCAGATCGCCGACTTCATCGCCGCCGTGCGCGAGAACCGCGACCCCTATGTCACCGGGCGCGAGGCGCGGCGCAGCGTGGCGCTGCTGACCGATATCTACCGCCAGGCCACCGGCCGGGCGATGCTGGGCGGAGGGTAGGCGTTCCCGTCCGTGCCCGGCGCGGCAAGGGTGCGTTCACGAATCCTTGGTCTATCCGCCAACCCATGTGGGCCAGCCGCCCCCGGCGGTCCTTGCGAGGTGCGGCGTCCTTGATTCATAAACACTTTAACTGAGCGCAAGTGATAGACGGCCACACCCTTACCGCGCGAAGGTCCACACCATGTCGCCATCGCCCCCGATGCCGGCGCCTGGCCGCGCCGGCCGCCCCTTGTCGTCGTCGAGATCCTCGCCCCAACTGTAGAGCACGAAACCGTCGCCCTGCCGTCCATACCCGAAATCCTTGCCGGTGAAGGGGTCCTGGGGCAGCTTCCAGCCGGGGTCGGCGTGCAGGGCGGCCAGCGAATCGGGGTACGCCCCGTGCTTGCGATGGTACGCCTCCAGCGCGAGGGCGACGCGCATCGCGTCCCGCATCGCAGTGATGCGGTCGCGCGCAACGACGAACCGGTCGCAATCGGAGGGATCGCCTCGCGCAATGAAGCAGTACGAGGGTAAGTCCGCAAGCTTCCTCTTGAGTTCCCGGTAGCCGGGTTCCGACTCGCGGTACGGCTTCTTCGCCAGGGGCAGCTCCTCCCCGAGCGAATCGAGGTAGGCGATCTTGTCCAGCAGGTGCAGGGGCTTCCCCAGCGGGCTGACGTAGAGCGCCGCCAGCGCCTTAAGCCTCCTATTGCGAGCGACCCCAAGGCTAACAACATCCGAGTAGGCGGCTTTCCGCGGGAGGCGGTCCACCTCCTCAAAGGAGAGCCAACGGCCGGATACCAACTCGCTGCCCAGGGCCTTCTGGATCCCCCCGCCGACATCGGACTCGCCCAGCGCATAGAACAGGTCGCGGCAGGCGCGCGGGTCGAGCGCCTGCTCTTCGATCATCTGCTGAATCGCTTGGTAGGTGTCGATGCTGAGGATGATTCTGCCCAGGAACCCGTTCAACGTCGGCTCGGCGCCCGCGTGAGCCGCCAGCTTGAGGCCGGTGCGGCAGGAGGCCACCGTCCCGGCGGTGTCGCCGCGCTCGCTGCGAATCAGCGCCTCCGC
It encodes:
- a CDS encoding HD domain-containing protein yields the protein MTTTPITLDDIKARADVRAFIAKADRNMEIIGYTEHGFRHADIVADRARRILLDLGRDPHTAELAAIAGYLHDIGNVASRVTHAGTSVMLAYHILGAMGMAPDDIAEVMAGVGNHEEEYGEPFGDIAAAVTVADKSDVSRTRVRHQSPETFDEHDRINYAAISSAVEVEAAQKLITLRLDLDPALGTIMEYFERFLTRMVASRIAARQLGCQFSIVINGTKLL
- the tgt gene encoding tRNA guanosine(34) transglycosylase Tgt translates to MIVARLVLSSSKAPPPDASASRPGASTAGGGCATCEVATPAFMPVGTQGTVKAITRRELEELGAQIVLCNAYHLYLRPGVEVIAGLGGLHEFMNWQRPLLTDSGGYQIFSLASLTRVTDEGVTFRSHLDGSEHFFTPERAIEVQQALGADIIMALDQPVGYPADRAATEDAADRSDAWALRCRRAFRPDAGQALFGIVQGGMHPDLRRRSAERIAAIDWEGYAVGGLSVGEPKELTFEMLAHSLAGLPEAAPRYLMGVGAPPDILRAVAAGVDMFDCALPTRLGRNGAAYTSRGRLNLKNACYERDPGSLDPECDCPTCREHSLAYIRHLYKAGEILAARLVTYHNLHFYFGLLAGARQAISAGAFPAFLAHWQRVYEE
- a CDS encoding type II toxin-antitoxin system RelE/ParE family toxin; its protein translation is MELGFRDDELDRLETDASFDGGYQPGIVKAFRKRMQQIRAAVDERDFYKQKSLRFEKLRGGRAHQHSMRLNDQWRVILEFQGEGPSKVVVIVSIEDYH
- a CDS encoding HigA family addiction module antitoxin yields the protein MTDRRIAEAFPPGEFIKEELEARDWSQVELAEIIGREPKVVSDLVRGKRAVTPEIAKALGDAFGTSAQFWMNLQSSYELWRAKDADDAIARRARLYALAPIKEMVKRHWLEMSESVAVLEERVRRFFSIQTLDEPIHFPHAARRGTKEITPSQEAWLFRARQLAHAAPASPFSARSFNNGLNELKGLLHSAQEVRHVPRVLAEAGIRFLVLEHLPQTRIDGVAFWLDDRSPVIVVSLRYKRIDWFWYTLCHELCHVARRDGLRHDVMLDTDIVGNEVESVADEAEREADHFATAFLVSPSDLDDFIQRTRPLYGRQKIIGFASRIGVHPGIVVGQLQFRGEVPWSAHRQLLEEVRPIVIGSALTDGWDQGAPALNRGWEQPVPTLD
- a CDS encoding response regulator, coding for MSHHRILVVDDEEEIRQLFVDILVPKGYEVIAAASGPEAIAHARERPFDLVFLDIKMPGMNGVEAFEALRSLHPGAHYVMITGYAGSHLVDKSLAEGALLCLSKPFGVADILDLVRSLERQQAAA
- a CDS encoding ATP-binding protein, with protein sequence MTIMEADGLRAIERREGQLWLLAFFFIFLLAVGVFVMDSADDLRLPAGPLEALLSNWAMRSALLVVVLLICAYFRERVKMLQRANRTLLDQVRQDQRHLDERARLLGRWGEMSHALITNSNQDELLELVVHTAIEFIDGDTASLMLLDEGKGELRIAAACGLPQEIIASTRIPVGEGVAGFVAQEGEPLLLTSDGADPRVAPQLRRGEEIRSAICVPLIVEGQVVGTLNVNRTRTVQDFDRTDLNTLSLFATQAVLAIEKARLYAAGQQQVETLRHMLAELERAQAQLIQSEKLASLGLLAGGVAHEINNPLMVILGRAELLLQDLAAEAPAARDLDTIRRETVRIADIVRNLLRFSREGHDGAVGPVDVNRAVEAVVSMTRQILSVDSVVIDTDLGPDLPPVSGNSGQLQQVFTNIAINAFHAMPGGGKLFIRTTHRGGEISVSFTDTGFGIPPEHLGNIFDPFFTTKREGKGTGLGLTVSYGIIRAHHGDIRVESEPGKGTCFTVILPAHAGAEALPQQVSQGGITTHEPPPHPGG
- a CDS encoding Gfo/Idh/MocA family oxidoreductase, which translates into the protein MSSDRMRFGIVGCGTIGKHHAKAISTLAQAELAAVCDVQPERAQQLAQQFGCDADRDFDALLARDDIQAVSVCTPSGLHAEHGIAAAQAGKHVLSEKPLDIALDKIDRLIAVCEQQGVKLACIFQHRFDPDARRVKRAIEEGKFGQLLLCNTAVLWYRAQTYYDRDAWRGTWALDGGVLSNQAIHYLDQMLWLMGEVEEVTFAQIATRARRMEAEDIAQATVRFANGAWGAIQASTLTWPGATTRVEVYGTTGAAVLDADNLTFYQVEGEEKIEAAGAAAAASLDPAVAQLTGHDAQIADFIAAVRENRDPYVTGREARRSVALLTDIYRQATGRAMLGGG